The Bacteroidia bacterium genomic interval TCTGTTGAAGTAGGCGTTCCAGCTCCTGATCATTCATACGTGGAGGGGGAGGAGGGCTCTCTTCTTCCTCTTCCGGTGGGGAATTGTCATCCTCTTCATCTTTTTTGGGAGGATTGTTTTGTTTCTGCCTTCTGACGAGTTCAAAATTATAGCGCGCAGATTCATTATCAGGATCAAAGACCAGGGCTTCCTTAAAAGAAGATAGGGCAGTATTGAGTTGTAAAGCTTCTGCCTGGATGACCCCGAGATTATTGGCGGCTTTGGAAGCCAGTTGTGGGTCCATAGAAGCCAGTACCAATTGGAAATGATAGACGGCGCTGTCTTTATTATTCATCTGCATCAGACACTGCGCCATATTGTAATTGATCTGTGCCTGCTTCTCAGGATAACGATCAATAGCTTCTCCGAAAAGTTGAAGACTTTGTTGAAAGCTTCCCTGCTCATAGGCTTCCAGGGCGCGAGAAAT includes:
- a CDS encoding tetratricopeptide repeat protein, whose amino-acid sequence is MRIYLAYLLLFIGTGSDGIISRALEAYEQGSFQQSLQLFGEAIDRYPEKQAQINYNMAQCLMQMNNKDSAVYHFQLVLASMDPQLASKAANNLGVIQAEALQLNTALSSFKEALVFDPDNESARYNFELVRRQKQNNPPKKDEEDDNSPPEEEEESPPPPPRMNDQELERLLQQIRKRMTQTRRTNDLPRLLGDTLTEEEAFAVLEALRNQDPQYVQQLRKVVRSSSRKKRNKRPDW